AACACGCCGTGAGCAAGCTGTTGTCGCTGTACCGTTCGTCCGCGGCTCGCGTGATCGAGGTCAAAGTGCCGGCGAACAGACGCGATGATGCGCCCCGGGCCTTCATCCCGATCGATGACGACGGCGACCTGGCCCTTAGTCCGGCATTCAGCGGCATCGGCACGATCGAGGCAGGCAATCTTGAGATCCGCATCGAACGCAGCCCGGAAGGGATGACCCTCGACGTTCGCCCGGCAGGCCGGGATACGGCCGAGAGCCTCGGCACCCTGTCGGTGCTGTACGCGCAGGCCATCCAGGAGAAAAAGTGATGCAAGCACACGAGCATGCGGGCCTCGAGCGCAGGCCGGAGCCGCAAGTCGTATCCATCGAGATCAGCCTTGCAGATGGAACCCTGATCTCAGGGGAAGCGGGGTACTGGCACGACACGGGCGAAGTCGTTCTGGCGGCTGAAGTCGAGGCAGAGATCGATCGACGTTGGAACGATCCTGTCACCGGCGCCGCGGCGATCATCGGCGGCCAGGTGGTCCCCATGATCTGCCCAGAGGGAGTATGGATCATCGCGCCCGAGTTGGGCCATGATGGAAATTCCAACGGAATAGGAGACGATCCATGTCAGGGATACGTGGCATCAGCGGCGATCTGCGCCAGCTGATCAAGGAGGCCGAGAAGGATGGCTGGAGCGCCGAACGCACCCGTGGCGGCCACATACGGTTCACGCGACCGGGGCGTGGGCCCGTCTTCTTCGGCAGCACCCCGGGCGATCGCCGGGCCTACATGAACTGCCGGTCGGCCTTGCGACGGGCGGCCGCGCCCGCGCACCGCCACAGAACACCCGCTGGACGAAAGAAGAAACCCCGCGCAAGGCGGGGTTTTTCGTGGATAGAGATACGCGTTTCAGGTCGAACCCGCGTTACGCGCCGCTCGATGGGCCTGAGAGGGCGGCTGCGCGCTTCTTCCGGCTCTCGTCCTGGATCATGTCGAAGTAGGCGCGCATGCCTCCCTTCATGAAGAAGTAGTTCGGCAACCCCTCGGCTTCGACCAGGTACTGCAGATGCTTCACGCGCTGACCCGTCGCGTCGAAGAAAAACACTGACCGTCCCTCCGTGCGTGCGCGGACGAGGATCTCCTTCAGCTTCGCCATGTCGACGCCGGTGCGGATGTCGCGCATGGCAAAGAGCGCAATCCCGTCCCGCTGGAGATCGTCGCGGATGTCGACCACCAGGGCCTCAGGGTCCTTGGCGCGGCTGATGAACTCCACCGGGGGCAGGTTGTGCACCTGGAACTTCTCTGCGGAGATCAGGGCACGTGAGTCGAGATGACCGCGGTTCAGGAAGTTCGTTCTCGCCGGGTTGGCCGCGGCCCACTCCAGAATGCCG
This genomic interval from Campylobacterota bacterium contains the following:
- a CDS encoding rhodanese-like domain-containing protein, with product MLKQTLVSFALALGVATPLLANDGFPHRKHFPHVEVIDTEKLSSDLDAYTVVDVRPPFEFSIMHIKGATNLPLSTQDFTQQVTALHEQAGGKRVVFYCNGHTCEKSYQAASRMSEADDALAPLAYDAGILEWAAANPARTNFLNRGHLDSRALISAEKFQVHNLPPVEFISRAKDPEALVVDIRDDLQRDGIALFAMRDIRTGVDMAKLKEILVRARTEGRSVFFFDATGQRVKHLQYLVEAEGLPNYFFMKGGMRAYFDMIQDESRKKRAAALSGPSSGA